The segment TTATTCAACTTAGTCCCGTTTACCATATTGGTAAGAACTATAATAGTTTTATCGTCTTCGATAGATCTGATAAAATAACTTTTAAATCCTCGCCACCATCCGTGATGATAAATAAGTTTTTTGCCATTATATTCAGCCAGCCTCCACCCTAACCCATAAGGTTTTCTGAACGACTTAGACCTGTTGGTATATGCTTCTGTTATAGTTGAATCGGAAAGCAATTTTCCACTCCTCAATCCCTGATCAAATTTATACAGATCTCCAACCGTAGAATACAATCCTTTATCGCCATGAACCCCATCCAGAAAAAATGGAGTATAGGGACGTCGTTTATTTTCATAGCCCGTAGCTTCATCATGATCTGCCAAGCTATCTATTGTATACAAATAGCTGTTCTCCATATCCAGCGGTTCAAATATATTCTCATCTAAAAACTCCTCAAAACTCTGCCCTGAGGCTTTTTCAACTATTGAAGCGAGAAGTTCGTAATTTGAATTATTGTAAAAGTATCGCTGATTTGGTCTGTAATAAACAGCGGGTTTATGCTCGACCATCAATCTCAAAACATCATCATTACTCATCAGTGAATCCTGATTCGCCCAATACTTTTCGCTCCAGTAAACATAATTACCCAGTCCGCTTCTATGCGATAATAACTGCTCAACAGTAATACCTTCATACGGAAAATCAGGAATAAATTTCTGGACAGAATCGGAAAGAGATAACTTACCCCGTTCTTTCAACATTAAAGTTGCCACAGCGGTAACAGGTTTTGATACCGAAGCCAACTGGAAACTCGTATTAACACTTAAAGAATCTCTGTATTGAAAATTAGAATAGCCATAAGCTTTTTCAAATATTTTATCGCCGTCGGCAAACAGCACTACCCCATTAAACCTCCCTATTTTATTCCTGTAGGCAAAGAAATCATCAATTCTGCTTACTGCTTCAGGATTAAATTCTTTATTTTTGGAGTGCGATTCAATTTCATCAACAGAAACCAAATAGGATTCCGGCTGATCTGTATTACAAGAAAATTGAGTTCCAAAAAATATTAGGATTAAAAATATATATTTCTTCAAAATGAATGTCTCTTTAGGATATTCTGCGAAATTAGCACATTCAATAATCTAAAACTGTTAAAATATGTTATTTTTACAACTTGCTTTGATCAGTGTATTTTTTTCACACAATATTACAGAATCATCAGCAAATCAATCAGATAACTACAAATCTGATATTGAAAATTGGCAAAATGAACTAAACTCTCAATTCAGAGATAAAGACAACTCCCCACTTACAGAGGAAGGCTTAAGTGTATTTGTAGGATTAAACTTCTACGAAGTTTCTCAAAACTACAAAGTTAAAGCAAAATTTACATTAACTCCTTTTGAACCGGTTTTCAAAATGAAGACTAATACTGCACGGCTTCCCGAATATAAAATATATGGAATTGCCGCCTTTGAACTCAATGGAAAGAAATTTGAATTAAACGTTTATCAAAATCAAAGACTGATGCACATGGAAGGCTATGAAGATTATTTATTTATTCCGTATACCGATCTAACCTCCGGAAACACTTCGTATGCCGGCGGTAAATATATTGAAGCCAGAATACCCAAAACGGATATTTTGATAATTGATTTCAACAAATCTTATAATCCTTATTGCGCATACAACCATAAATATTCATGCCCGATACCTCCGCGCGACAATCACCTGGATATTAGAATAGAAGCCGGAGTTAAGGCCTATACCGACTTAGACGACAAGAGTCATCATTAATCGAAAAAAACGCAAATGTTAAATAACTAAATATTACCTTCGATCTGCAAAAAGTATAAGTAAAAAATCACTACTTTTGCGCCCGCGAAAACTAGTTTATAACAGAAAACAGAACATTAGCATGTTATCAAAAATAATTAGAATTGGATTATCAGTAATATTATTTGCCTTAGGTGTTTATCTGATCACTGAAAGAGAGATAGGTAATGGTATTATGGTTATTTTACTTGGGGCCGTTGTTTTATTTACTTTTTTCAGAAATGAAATGATCCTTTTAGCATTTTGGCACCTTAGAAAACAAAATTTCGAAAAGACTGAAAAATTTCTTGGCTACATCAAGAATCCGGACAAAAGTTTAATAAAATCACAACAGGCATACTACGCTTACCTTATGGGACTGGTAAATTCTCAGAAACAAACGGGTAAAGCTATGGGTGAGGCTGAAAAGAATTTCAAAAAAGCATTGAATATTGGTCTTAACATGGATCACGATAAAGCTATGGCAAATTTACAGTTAGCTGCTTTAGTGATGGCCAAAGGCAGAAAACAGGAAGCTCAGAAGCTTCTTACTGCCGCTAAAAAACTGGACAAATCAAAAATGCTTACCGATCAGATAAAGATGCTGCAGGGACAAATGAAAATGCCTGTTCAGAAAAACATGGATCACTTCAGAATGGGTGGCGGTAAAGGCAGAAGAAGATAGTTTTAAAACCAATGATATTATATTTCGGAGGGTGACTGTCTAAAAATAAAAGATAGTCACCCTCTGTTTTTAAACCAATAATACAAAAGAAATATGGAACAAAGTTTCGCATTTTTTTTAGCCTCTTTCTCCGGGTTATTTGCAATTATGAACCCTATTGCAATGACTCCGTTTTTCATTACAATTACTAAAGAAGCTGATAATGAAACAAAAAAAGAGGTAGCTTTTAAATCAACATTGGTTGCATTTATTGTTGTTTCTGTATTTGTATTAACAGGTTCTTATTTATTTAAGTTTTTTGGCATTACTATTCCGGGATTCAAAATTTTTGGAGGACTATTAATCGCTATGGTTGGGTTGGAAATGGTACAATCTAAAAAGCCATCTACCAAAAACACAAAAGTTGCCTTAAAAGATTTCGATTTAGGTCAGGCTATTTCACCGCTCGCCACACCTATACTGGCAGGCCCCGGAACAATCGTTACCGCAATGAATTATGTTGATCCTGAACAGCCCATATCGGTAATGACAACTATAATATCTTTTGCCATTGTTTCATTATTAACCTATCTCGCTTTCAGATCAAGTGATTTTATAGTAAAAAAGATAGGTGATAACGTAATTCAGGTTATTGCAAAGATCATGGGACTGATTATTGGTGTTATCGGCATTGATATGTTTATATCAGGGGTTAGGATTGCTTTTAATTTATAGACTTAAAAAAACTCGAACTCATCAATCTCATCAAAAGTATCGGGATTCACTACTTCCATCCTAATACTTTCTCCCTCGATTTCGAAAATAACAACTGCATTTTGCGTTGAGAAATTAGATACCATATCGCTCCATGGCATTTCTTCCTGAGCGTAATAAGGAGCTCCGGCAGCGCCATTATTTATTTGCTGTATTGTTCTGCTAAGTTCAATTCTTTTACCTTTCCAGTTATCGGGATACAGGTTTGTTTCCGGACCTACCTCAGTTCTGGCGTAATTATGCTCATCGCCTGTTAAAATAGCTTTTACTTTCTTAGATTTATTTACCAAAAAATCAAGATATTCATCCCTTACATCTATCATACCTTTCTTTACGGCTTTCCCTGCCACATAAGCCCTGACATCATTATTTCCTCCGTAATACATTGCATCGCCGGTATGTCCGCCATTAGGGAAGGTTGGAGTATGCTGGGTAACAAAAATATGGTCTATATCATCGTTCTTTTCCAGCATAGCAATTGTTTCCTTCATCCACTTTATCTGATTCTCCATTAAATAGCCATGAGGCGACCCCGATGTTTCGGGGTATTTTGGCAAGCGCGTTGCGTACCAGTATTCACTGTTAAGCACAACTACCGCAATATTATCGTAAGTGTAGTAAAACACATTTTCTTTATAGCTCGGAAAATCAATTGTTCTTTTCGACGGATCGTAATAAGCTCCGTCTTCGCTGTCAGGTCCGTTGGTCGGCAGTGTGAATTCATCAGCAAATATTGCCTCCATCGACTCTGTTTCGAACGGGAAACGGTCTACTCCCATCGGCCAGGCATTCGGGTCGGGCTTAAACTCATAGGATAAAACCTCATGATTGCCAATTGCGGGAATTATCGGGAAATAATGAGCCCATGGATCAATGGCTCTTTTCCAGTTTGCATATTCGGCCTGCTGTTTTCCCTTGCTTGAATTATACCCGTTTATTAAATCGCCTGTATACTGCATAAACGACACGTCCCTGAGACCGGCGTAAGCCATTATCTTTTTCACAATATAAAAATTAGTACCTCCAAGGTCGCGTTCTCCGCCTCCAATACCCGAACGGGAATCACTGGCATAGGCAAATCTGAACTTTGTTCTGCTACCGGCTTTTGGAGATGTTTTCAGCGAATAATTTTGCTCAAACCCGTCAACTACAACTTTATAAGAATATTTCGTATTTGGTTTTAAACTGTCAACTTTTATCTCGTGCAACACAGCACTTGATGATATTATTTTCCCGTTAATAAAAATTTCAACCTTAGCCGAACGATTGGTTTTCAATCTGAGAATTACTTCATTAGGGTATGACATTGCAACTGAAGGGCCTTCAATAATTGCATCGGCAAGCTCAAACGGACCTTTCCCTTTAAAAGAAACTATTCCTTCGTAAATTAAATTTCCGCTTTCTTCCTGAACCCTATAACCAAAAGTACCCATTCCATTTTCTTCCCAGGAAATCATATCGTACTTCCCTTTCATTTTTGAGATATCGATATCAGCTTTGCCGCCAATTATTTTTGATGTTCTCTTAAAATATACCGGTAAAGGATATTTCATATCATGGTATGGAATAAATCCATAGTAAAGAACTCCCGACTCTACAGCCTTTCCAAAATCGAATGCTATTCCGCTTTCCGTTCCCTTTGGATTACCTATGAGATTAGAGAGTGTTTGTGGAGAGCTATCATAAACTTCTTTTAACTCTTTACCATCAAGATTAAGAGTTAAAACCCCATCTTTATCGAATGATAAATTTGAATACGATTTTGGTATTTTACTATTCTGGCCAACAGCGGCGAATGTTGACAATAAAAACATAAAAGCTATTAATCTCTTCATTGTAGTACAGTTAAATTAGGACAATAAAGTTAATCAATTATAA is part of the Bacteroidota bacterium genome and harbors:
- a CDS encoding serine hydrolase domain-containing protein, with the protein product MKKYIFLILIFFGTQFSCNTDQPESYLVSVDEIESHSKNKEFNPEAVSRIDDFFAYRNKIGRFNGVVLFADGDKIFEKAYGYSNFQYRDSLSVNTSFQLASVSKPVTAVATLMLKERGKLSLSDSVQKFIPDFPYEGITVEQLLSHRSGLGNYVYWSEKYWANQDSLMSNDDVLRLMVEHKPAVYYRPNQRYFYNNSNYELLASIVEKASGQSFEEFLDENIFEPLDMENSYLYTIDSLADHDEATGYENKRRPYTPFFLDGVHGDKGLYSTVGDLYKFDQGLRSGKLLSDSTITEAYTNRSKSFRKPYGLGWRLAEYNGKKLIYHHGWWRGFKSYFIRSIEDDKTIIVLTNMVNGTKLNNDILLDLLAKSESHTFADNNQKESSKGEV
- a CDS encoding DUF1684 domain-containing protein, whose translation is MLFLQLALISVFFSHNITESSANQSDNYKSDIENWQNELNSQFRDKDNSPLTEEGLSVFVGLNFYEVSQNYKVKAKFTLTPFEPVFKMKTNTARLPEYKIYGIAAFELNGKKFELNVYQNQRLMHMEGYEDYLFIPYTDLTSGNTSYAGGKYIEARIPKTDILIIDFNKSYNPYCAYNHKYSCPIPPRDNHLDIRIEAGVKAYTDLDDKSHH
- a CDS encoding DUF2892 domain-containing protein gives rise to the protein MLSKIIRIGLSVILFALGVYLITEREIGNGIMVILLGAVVLFTFFRNEMILLAFWHLRKQNFEKTEKFLGYIKNPDKSLIKSQQAYYAYLMGLVNSQKQTGKAMGEAEKNFKKALNIGLNMDHDKAMANLQLAALVMAKGRKQEAQKLLTAAKKLDKSKMLTDQIKMLQGQMKMPVQKNMDHFRMGGGKGRRR
- a CDS encoding MarC family protein; protein product: MEQSFAFFLASFSGLFAIMNPIAMTPFFITITKEADNETKKEVAFKSTLVAFIVVSVFVLTGSYLFKFFGITIPGFKIFGGLLIAMVGLEMVQSKKPSTKNTKVALKDFDLGQAISPLATPILAGPGTIVTAMNYVDPEQPISVMTTIISFAIVSLLTYLAFRSSDFIVKKIGDNVIQVIAKIMGLIIGVIGIDMFISGVRIAFNL
- a CDS encoding metallophosphoesterase encodes the protein MKRLIAFMFLLSTFAAVGQNSKIPKSYSNLSFDKDGVLTLNLDGKELKEVYDSSPQTLSNLIGNPKGTESGIAFDFGKAVESGVLYYGFIPYHDMKYPLPVYFKRTSKIIGGKADIDISKMKGKYDMISWEENGMGTFGYRVQEESGNLIYEGIVSFKGKGPFELADAIIEGPSVAMSYPNEVILRLKTNRSAKVEIFINGKIISSSAVLHEIKVDSLKPNTKYSYKVVVDGFEQNYSLKTSPKAGSRTKFRFAYASDSRSGIGGGERDLGGTNFYIVKKIMAYAGLRDVSFMQYTGDLINGYNSSKGKQQAEYANWKRAIDPWAHYFPIIPAIGNHEVLSYEFKPDPNAWPMGVDRFPFETESMEAIFADEFTLPTNGPDSEDGAYYDPSKRTIDFPSYKENVFYYTYDNIAVVVLNSEYWYATRLPKYPETSGSPHGYLMENQIKWMKETIAMLEKNDDIDHIFVTQHTPTFPNGGHTGDAMYYGGNNDVRAYVAGKAVKKGMIDVRDEYLDFLVNKSKKVKAILTGDEHNYARTEVGPETNLYPDNWKGKRIELSRTIQQINNGAAGAPYYAQEEMPWSDMVSNFSTQNAVVIFEIEGESIRMEVVNPDTFDEIDEFEFF